GCTGCACTATGACTGGGAAACGCTGCGTCGCGAGATCAAACAGCACGGCCTGCGTAACTCCACGCTGTCTGCGCTGATGCCGTCTGAAACCTCTTCGCAGATTTCTAACGCGACCAACGGCATTGAGCCACCGCGTGGCCACATCAGCATCAAAGCGTCGAAAGACGGTATCCTGCGTCAAGTGGTGCCAGAGTATGAGCGCCTGAAAAATGCTTATGAGCTGCTGTGGGAAATGCCCAACAACGATGGCTATTTGCAGCTCGTCGGCGTGATGCAGAAATTTATCGATCAGTCGATTTCCGCCAATACCAACTACGATCCGTCTCGCTTCCCATCAGGGAAGGTTCCGATGAAGCAGCTGTTAAAAGACTTGCTGACGGCGTACAAATTTGGGGCTAAGACCCTGTATTATCAAAACACCCGTGATGGCGCAGAAGATGTGCAAGACGATTTGCAGGCCGTTGCAGAAGACGACGGTTGCGAAAGCGGTGCTTGCAAGATTTAACCAAGACCAGCACGAAACCGCCGATATCCATCGGCGGTTTTATCCTAAACGGTAGGATTATAGTTTTATGGCATATACCACATTCTCGCAAAACAAAAACGATCAGTTACTCGAACCCATGTTCTTCGGTCAGCCGGTTAACGTGGCGCGTTACGACCAGCAAAAGCATGAAATTTTTGAAAAGCTGATCGAAAAACAGCTCTCTTTCTTCTGGCGCCCCGAAGAAGTTGACGTGTCTCGCGACCGTATCGACTATCAAGCGCTGCCAGACCATGAAAAACACATTTTTATCAGCAACCTGAAATATCAAACCCTGCTGGATTCGATTCAGGGACGCAGCCCGAACGTCGCGCTGTTGCCGCTGATCTCTATCCCAGAGCTTGAAACCTGGGTCGAAACTTGGTCGTTCTCCGAAACCATTCACTCACGCTCTTACACGCATATTATTCGTAATATCGTTAACGATCCGGCGGTGGTGTTTGATGATATCGTCACCAACGAAGAAATCCTCAAGCGTGCGAAAGACATTTCCGGCTACTACGATGATTTAATTGAGATGACCGGTTACTGGCATCTGCTGGGCGAAGGCGCTCATACCGTCAACGGTAAAACCGTCAACGTCAACCTGCGCGACCTCAAGAAGCAGCTTTATCTGTGTTTGATGAGCGTCAACGCGCTGGAAGCCATTCGCTTCTACGTCAGCTTCGCCTGCTCTTTCGCCTTTGCCGAACGCGAACTGATGGAAGGTAACGCTAAAATCATCAAACTGATTGCCCGCGATGAAGCCTTACACCTAACCGGCACCCAGCATATTCTGAATCTGATGCGTTCAGGTCAGGACGATCCTGAAATGGCCGAAATTGCCGTTGAGTGCGAGCAGCAATGCTATGACCTGTTTGTTCTCGCTGCGCAGCAGGAAAAAGAGTGGGCAGAGTATCTGTTCCGCGATGGCTCTATGATTGGCTTGAACAAAGATATCCTGTGCCAATACGTTGAATACATCACCAATATCCGCATGCAGGCCGTTGGCTTGGGGCTGCCGTTCCAAACGCGCTCTAACCCAATTCCTTGGATCAATGCTTGGCTGGTGTCTGATAACGTTCAAGTGGCACCGCAGGAAGTGGAAGTGAGTTCTTATCTGGTTGGTCAGATTGACTCTGAAGTCAACGCTGATGACCTGAGCGACTTCGAGCTGTAATCCCTTGAGCTTTTCACCTTACCAAGACTCGACGCTGGCGGCCGACGATGCCGCTAGCATCGAGGCTGAAAATGCCAGCGTTGAGCCGTTTACGTCCAGCATCACACTCGCCCTTTCTGGCACTAAGCTTGCGTTCACGCACGGCAAAACCTCGCTGCTTGAAGCCCTTGAGCATCATAATGTGCAGGTGGAATACCAGTGCCGTTCAGGCTATTGCGGATCCTGTCGTTGCAAAATGACCAAGGGGCGCGTGATTTATCGCCAACAGCCGCTGGCTTTCATCAACGAGGGTGAAATTTTGCCTTGTTGTTGCCATCCAGACGGAGACATCGAGGTGGAGCTTTAATCGCTTCCACCGCGATTTTTTATCTACAATCCCTTCCCCTATCACACTGATAACGCCCACAAAAACCTGTCCTTGCTCCCACATTTTTACATGTTTATTTCAAACACCGCACAATCAATTGTATGATGTAGCTCGCTTTTTATGTGATAAGGACTCGGTTTGGCTCAGACGTGTGCTGGCAGCCGATTTATAAATAATCAGCGACTGTTCATAGATTATTTGGTTCTAGCAAACTCCTTATCGGACTTTGCATGCTTAGCTGCGCTTTTTTAGTGTGGTGTCAGCCATTTATATTCCCCAAGTAATTCGAATCGAGTCTTATCACGGAGCTGTTCAACAATGCCAAATACAATAACAACGAAAGCCAAACTGCTACCTATGCTGATTTTGGCCTCCCTTTCCGCCGGAACGTTAAGCGCCAACGCATGGGCGGCGACGCCACCGAAAACACTGGTCGTGGTGCAAACGCTGGATGATATTGCCAGCCTCGATCCAGCCGAAAGCAACGAGCTTTCCAGTATTCAAACGGTGCCTAGTCTCTATCAGCGCCTGATC
This is a stretch of genomic DNA from Hafnia alvei. It encodes these proteins:
- the yfaE gene encoding class I ribonucleotide reductase maintenance protein YfaE — its product is MTLALSGTKLAFTHGKTSLLEALEHHNVQVEYQCRSGYCGSCRCKMTKGRVIYRQQPLAFINEGEILPCCCHPDGDIEVEL
- the nrdB gene encoding class Ia ribonucleoside-diphosphate reductase subunit beta, translated to MAYTTFSQNKNDQLLEPMFFGQPVNVARYDQQKHEIFEKLIEKQLSFFWRPEEVDVSRDRIDYQALPDHEKHIFISNLKYQTLLDSIQGRSPNVALLPLISIPELETWVETWSFSETIHSRSYTHIIRNIVNDPAVVFDDIVTNEEILKRAKDISGYYDDLIEMTGYWHLLGEGAHTVNGKTVNVNLRDLKKQLYLCLMSVNALEAIRFYVSFACSFAFAERELMEGNAKIIKLIARDEALHLTGTQHILNLMRSGQDDPEMAEIAVECEQQCYDLFVLAAQQEKEWAEYLFRDGSMIGLNKDILCQYVEYITNIRMQAVGLGLPFQTRSNPIPWINAWLVSDNVQVAPQEVEVSSYLVGQIDSEVNADDLSDFEL